A single region of the Triticum dicoccoides isolate Atlit2015 ecotype Zavitan chromosome 2B, WEW_v2.0, whole genome shotgun sequence genome encodes:
- the LOC119360648 gene encoding uncharacterized protein LOC119360648, with translation MPVNLYAGHLLDEMRRITTKRWGPYRRTGQTSGSGAGAGAVAVDRLSALSDALLHHIMSFLKAWEVVPTCVLARRWRHLWASAPCVDLRVRHSSVRDANPPEEFYDFVDSLFLHRDASASVDTLRLRSSDDYVGFDEKDANSWIRTAVSRKARVIHLVGHRKGVASLDRVPFVSCHLKILKLSYARLDDRILGQLSSSCKSLEELDLKDCLVTGPKIVSTSLKTLIMLKCTFNWDFYIIAPNLVLLRLITPSVRFPSFINFGSVVTGTIILDDSLLCDDFGYISDEDNFDETSDDDNHNDDKRENYKIHDDCSLSDDDFGYISDDNFGYISDDNPGYISDDGDFDEFGFGYGFPKGRYGHSRYKDNYDYGSDIDSDDNTYEYSEIANDAKYGYKGAKLSSEDGKYGGNSGRNYSKILGGQNMLESLSTATSLELLSDAGEVVLSRELKRCPTFSNLKTLSLGEWCMATDFDALIFLLQHSPNIKRLFLQLKLNFGMRKALETGIKLERRSFTCKDLRMVKIKCSKDDGRVHTLAHMFSANGISLQYIYVRRSGNAHLRGQKFMRELAKQELDEDGDDWM, from the exons ATGCCCGTGAACCTGTACGCAGGCCATCTGCTCGACGAAATGCGCCGGATAACCACCAAGCGCTGGGGGCCTTACCGCCGCACTGGCCAGACGTCAggctccggcgccggcgccggcgccgtcgcGGTCGACCGCCTCAGCGCCCTCTCGGACGCGCTCCTGCACCACATCATGTCGTTCCTGAAAGCCTGGGAGGTGGTCCCCACCTGCGTGCTCGCGCGGCGGTGGCGCCACCTCTGGGCGTCCGCGCCCTGCGTCGACCTCCGCGTGCGCCACTCCTCCGTCCGCGATGCCAACCCGCCGGAGGAGTTCTATGACTTCGTGGACAGCCTCTTCCTCCATCGTGATGCGTCCGCGTCGGTGGACACGCTCCGCCTGCGGTCCAGCGACGACTATGTGGGCTTCGACGAGAAAGATGCCAACTCGTGGATCAGGACTGCTGTCAGCCGCAAAGCGCGGGTTATTCATCTTGTTGGACATCGTAAGGGAGTCGCGTCATTGGACCGCGTGCCCTTCGTCTCTTGCCACCTCAAGATCTTGAAGTTGTCGTATGCCAGGCTCGACGATAGGATCCTTGGACAACTTTCTTCTAGTTGCAAATCCTTGGAAGAGCTGGATCTGAAGGATTGCTTGGTCACTGGCCCTAAGATTGTGTCTACCTCTTTGAAGACATTAATCATGCTCAAATGCACGTTCAATTGGGACTTCTACATTATTGCTCCGAACCTCGTGCTGCTGCGCCTCATCACACCTTCCGTCCGATTTCCGTCATTTATCAACTTTGGGTCAGTGGTCACAGGCACCATCATACTTGATGATTCTCTCTTGTGTGATGATTTTGGATACATCAGTGATGAAGATAATTTTgatgaaactagtgatgatgataACCACAACGATGATAAGAGAGAGAACTATAAGATTCATGATGACTGTTCCTTGAGTGATGATGATTTTGGATACAtcagtgatgataattttggaTACATCAGTGATGATAACCCTGGATACATCAGTGATGATGGCGATTTTGATGAGTTTGGATTTGGATATGGTTTTCCTAAAGGAAGATATGGACACAGTCGTTACAAGGATAATTATGATTATGGTAGCGATATTGATAGTGATGACAATACCTATGAATATAGTGAGATTGCAAATGATGCAAAGTATGGCTACAAAGGGGCCAAGCTTTCCAGTGAAGATGGTAAGTATGGTGGAAACAGTGGTCGAAATTATAGTAAGATTCTAGGTGGCCAAAATATGCTTGAGAGCCTTTCTACTGCTACGAGTTTGGAGTTGTTAAGTGATGCTGGAGAG GTGGTTCTGAGTAGGGAATTGAAAAGGTGTCCAACTTTTAGCAACCTGAAGACCCTGTCCCTTGGTGAATGGTGTATGGCCACTGATTTTGATGCATTAATTTTCCTGCTACAGCATTCACCTAATATAAAGAGGCTTTTTCTCCAACTTAAATTG AACTTCGGCATGAGGAAGGCATTGGAAACAGGTATCAAGCTTGAGAGGAGATCATTTACTTGCAAAGACCTTAGAATGGTTAAGATCAAATGCTCAAAGGATGATGGGAGAGTCCATACCTTGGCACATATGTTCAGTGCAAATGGTATATCCCTTCAGTATATTTATGTGCGTCGGAGCGGGAATGCTC ATCTCCGCGGCCAGAAGTTTATGAGGGAACTCGCCAAGCAAGAACTGGATGAAGATGGGGACGACTGgatgtaa
- the LOC119367359 gene encoding probable serine/threonine-protein kinase PBL8 has product MSGDFTKKSDVYCFGVVLLEILTGQRLSWLACASEQNLRNLRPRLRDPLKLGRVIDPVLKDIYPVTTAHDACMVAYRCLHASPGKRPSMLAVVEALDLLVRVTIVDEVEVSQTSTRP; this is encoded by the coding sequence ATGTCCGGGGACTTCACCAAGAAGAGCGAcgtgtactgcttcggagtggtgttACTGGAGATCCTAACCGGGCAGAGGTTGTCCTGGTTGGCCTGTGCTTCAGAACAGAACCTGCGGAACCTACGACCACGTCTGAGAGACCCGCTCAAGCTAGGGAGGGTCATCGACCCGGTGTTGAAAGACATTTACCCGGTGACAACGGCACATGATGCTTGCATGGTCGCATATAGGTGCCTTCACGCAAGCCCCGGGAAACGTCCAAGCATGTTGGCTGTTGTGGAGGCGCTTGATTTGCTTGTTCGTGTCACCATCGTGGACGAGGTCGAAGTTAGTCAGACAAGCACAAGGCCGTGA